One stretch of bacterium DNA includes these proteins:
- a CDS encoding NAD-dependent epimerase/dehydratase family protein, whose translation MSAKILVTGAGGFVGHHLTASLKRRGCWVRGVDIKRPEYEATAADEFELLDLRRWANCLQATRGMDVCYNLAANMGGIGFITEYKAEIMRDSVLINTHMLEAARLNGIGKFLFTSSACVYPGYRQNVPEVAPLKEADAYPADAEDGYGWEKLFTERMCRHYYEDYGLSTYIVRFHNIYGPLGTYDGGREKSPAAICRKIALAQDGDEIEIWGDGRQTRSYCYIDDCVEGIGRLMETEEHEPVNLGSDRLVTIDELVDIVARAAGKRIVKRYDPTKPQGVRGRNSDNTKLRRVLGWEPQVSLEEGLSRTYHWIRGQLTRTGRLREHLLK comes from the coding sequence GTGAGCGCAAAGATTCTGGTCACCGGCGCGGGGGGGTTCGTCGGACATCACCTGACGGCCTCGCTGAAGCGCCGCGGGTGCTGGGTCCGCGGCGTGGATATCAAGCGCCCGGAGTATGAGGCGACGGCCGCCGACGAGTTCGAGCTGCTCGACCTGCGCCGCTGGGCCAACTGCCTCCAGGCCACCCGCGGCATGGACGTGTGTTACAATCTGGCCGCGAACATGGGGGGGATCGGCTTCATCACCGAGTACAAAGCCGAGATCATGCGCGACAGCGTCCTCATCAACACGCACATGCTCGAAGCCGCCAGGTTGAACGGGATCGGGAAATTCTTGTTCACCTCATCTGCCTGCGTATACCCCGGCTACCGACAAAATGTGCCCGAGGTGGCGCCGCTCAAGGAAGCGGACGCGTACCCGGCCGATGCCGAGGACGGGTACGGGTGGGAGAAGCTCTTCACCGAGCGGATGTGCCGGCATTACTATGAGGACTACGGCCTCAGCACGTACATCGTCCGTTTTCACAACATCTACGGGCCGCTCGGGACGTACGACGGCGGGCGGGAGAAGTCCCCGGCCGCGATCTGCCGGAAGATCGCGCTGGCGCAGGACGGAGACGAGATCGAAATCTGGGGCGATGGCCGGCAGACGCGGTCCTACTGCTATATCGACGACTGCGTGGAGGGCATCGGGCGATTGATGGAGACCGAGGAGCACGAGCCGGTGAACCTGGGGTCGGACCGGCTGGTGACCATCGACGAGCTGGTCGACATCGTCGCGCGGGCCGCCGGGAAGCGGATCGTCAAGCGCTACGATCCCACAAAGCCACAAGGGGTGCGCGGCCGCAACAGCGACAACACCAAGCTGCGGCGCGTGTTGGGGTGGGAGCCGCAAGTCTCCCTGGAGGAGGGGCTCAGCCGGACCTATCATTGGATCCGCGGCCAGTTGACCCGCACCGGTCGGCTCCGAGAACACCTATTGAAGTGA